Proteins encoded by one window of Sphaerodactylus townsendi isolate TG3544 linkage group LG04, MPM_Stown_v2.3, whole genome shotgun sequence:
- the GPR146 gene encoding probable G-protein coupled receptor 146: MWSCDAFNGTKTVQGQQLCHDFHLTLSIFSLLYLIVCLPVGLCYNALLVLVNLYNKATMTMPDVYFVNIAIAGLIINVIAPTYLLGPASAKWAILSFNNEVYITLLILFNVSSLVIMYSTTLLSLDYYIERALPRTYMSSVYNTKHVCGFIWGGAMLTSFSSLLFYICNHVSTKIIECSKMQNKEAADAIMVFIGYVVPATAVLYALVLISRIRKEATPLDQDAGRLDPSVHRLLIATVCTQFTLWTPYYVTLLVSTLTSLRGKALDENYIQILHFTQGLSKFLAFSSSFVMPLLYRYINKNFPHKLRRLLKKLHCGSHGCSHEHTVVQQVIT; encoded by the coding sequence ATGTGGAGCTGCGACGCCTTCAATGGTACCAAAACCGTCCAGGGCCAGCAACTCTGCCATGACTTCCACCTTACGCTTTCCATATTCTCTCTGCTCTACCTCATCGTCTGCCTCCCAGTCGGCCTCTGCTACAACGCCCTCCTGGTCCTCGTCAACCTGTACAACAAGGCCACGATGACCATGCCGGACGTCTACTTCGTCAACATCGCCATCGCGGGCCTCATCATCAACGTCATTGCGCCCACGTACCTCCTCGGGCCAGCCAGCGCGAAATGGGCCATCTTGAGTTTCAACAACGAAGTCTACATCACGTTGCTGATCCTGTTCAACGTGTCCTCTTTGGTGATCATGTACTCCACCACCCTGCTCAGCCTGGATTACTACATCGAACGGGCGCTGCCGAGAACTTACATGTCCAGCGTGTACAACACCAAGCACGTCTGCGGGTTTATCTGGGGCGGGGCCATGCTGACCAGCTTCTCGTCCCTTCTGTTCTACATCTGCAACCACGTCTCCACCAAAATCATCGAGTGCTCCAAAATGCAGAACAAGGAAGCGGCTGACGCCATCATGGTGTTCATCGGCTACGTTGTCCCCGCCACTGCCGTGCTGTACGCGCTTGTATTGATCTCCCGCATCAGGAAGGAGGCGACACCGCTGGATCAAGATGCCGGACGGCTGGACCCATCCGTGCACAGGCTTTTGATCGCCACGGTCTGTACACAGTTCACACTGTGGACGCCTTATTACGTAACTTTGCTCGTGAGCACGTTAACTAGCCTCCGAGGGAAGGCTCTGGATGAAAATTACATCCAGATACTACATTTTACCCAGGGGCTGTCCAAATTCCTGGCTTTCTCCAGCAGCTTCGTGATGCCCCTGCTTTACCGATACATCAACAAAAACTTCCCACACAAACTGCGACGGCTGCTTAAAAAACTGCACTGCGGAAGCCACGGGTGCTCCCACGAACACACAGTGGTTCAACAAGTTATCACGTAG